Proteins encoded within one genomic window of Ranitomeya variabilis isolate aRanVar5 chromosome 4, aRanVar5.hap1, whole genome shotgun sequence:
- the LOC143770324 gene encoding potassium-transporting ATPase alpha chain 2-like — translation MSSHSQPEISPSQEPPDIYSTPNEKTKKEKNKLNILSGIKGKKNAKKVENLKKELEITEHKLSIDELQRKYSVDIKQGLSTAAAQEILARDGPNKLSPPKGTPEIFKFLLLMAGGFAIVFWVSSALCFLAYGLQAAQDPTVAKDNLWLAIILIAVVVMTASFAYYQEAKSTNIMAGFKNMVPQQALVLRDGKRIEMIAEKLVTGDVVFIKGGDKIPADIRILESHGCKVDNSSLTGESEAQPRGMECTDDNPLETKNLGFYSTTCLEGTASGIVINTSDRTVIGRIASLASQVGDQKTPIALEIEHFVTLISGLAVGVGVVFFIISIAMGYSALNAIIFCIGIVVAYVPEGLLATVTVCLSLTAKRMAKKNCLVKNLEAVETLGSTSVICSDKTGTLTQNRMTVSHMWFDNFIHNADTSEEQTGEMFDQSSPTWQALAKIATLCNRAEFCADQEEVSVSKRSVNGDASEAALLKFTENVLGKVMDIRDRNEKVLEIPFNSSNKYQVSIHIPENPAEKGYLLVMKGAPERILDRCSTIMIGGQELPLEDEMKENFQKAYMELGSMGERVLGFCHLMLPASIYGPGYPFDAESGNFPLDKLCFVGLISMIDPPRATVPDAVMKCRSSGIKVIMVTGDHPITAKAIAKSVGIISTSGETVEDIANRLGIPTERVNPRDACTIVVTGGELSELGSEELDDILKYHTEIVFARTSPQQKLLIVEGCQRLGNIVAVTGDGVNDSPALKKADIGVAMGIAGSDAAKHSADMILLDDNFASIVTGVEEGRLIFENLKKSISYTVTKNIPEMIPFMVYVIISCPLPIGAITILFIELGTDIIPSIALAYEKAESDIMHRKPRNPYKDRLVNMNLLSYSYFHIAAMETYSGFVNYFTVLAQQGFLPARVLGLRVDWEDKTINELEDSYGQEWTYYQRLNQEWYCYSAFFISIVVCQMMNTLIRKTRRNTIITPRFFKNKIIFVGLLSQIVIGVILCYVPGLNIGLHFMPIRVQYWFVGIEYTFLILVYDEFRTFLIRKFPGSWIEKELYY, via the exons ATGTCCAGCCATTCTCAACCTGAAATTTCACCTTCCCAG GAGCCACCTGACATTTACTCCACTccgaatgaaaaaacaaaaaaagagaaaaacaagcTTAACATATTGTCAGGGATTAAAGGAAAGAAGAATGCTAAGAAAGTAGAAAACTTGAAAAAGGAGCTAGAGATT ACCGAACACAAGCTGAGCATTGATGAACTACAAAGGAAATACTCAGTAGATATCAAACAG GGCTTGAGCACAGCAGCTGCTCAGGAAATTTTAGCTCGAGATGGACCTAACAAGCTCTCACCTCCAAAAGGAACCCCTGAAATTTTTAAGTTTTTGTTGCTCATGGCAGGAGGATTTGCCATTGTCTTCTGGGTTTCGTCTGCATTGTGCTTTCTGGCATATGGCCTTCAAGCTGCCCAAGACCCTACGGTTGCTAAAGACAAT CTCTGGTTGGCGATCATCCTGATCGCAGTGGTTGTGATGACAGCTTCCTTTGCATATTACCAAGAAGCTAAAAGTACCAACATTATGGCTGGCTTTAAGAACATGGTGCCTCAG CAAGCCTTGGTTCTTCGGGATGGTAAACGTATTGAGATGATAGCGGAGAAGCTTGTAACTGGGGATGTAGTATTTATTAAAGGAGGTGATAAAATCCCGGCTGATATACGTATACTTGAGAGTCATGGTTGCAAG GTTGACAATTCATCTCTCACTGGTGAATCAGAAGCACAACCTCGTGGCATGGAGTGTACAGATGATAACCCTCTAGAGACTAAAAATTTGGGCTTCTATTCTACAACCTGCTTGGAAG GGACAGCATCAGGTATAGTAATTAACACGAGTGACCGCACAGTCATTGGGCGTATTGCATCACTGGCCTCACAAGTTGGGGACCAAAAGACACCCATTGCCTTGGAGATTGAGCACTTTGTGACCTTGATCAGTGGTCTTGCAGTGGGCGTTGGCGTAGTTTTCTTCATTATTTCCATCGCCATGGGATATAGTGCCCTCAATGCTATAATATTCTGCATTGGCATCGTGGTAGCCTATGTGCCTGAAGGACTACTAGCAACTGTAACG GTTTGTCTATCCTTGACTGCAAAGCGTATGGCAAAGAAGAATTGCCTTGTGAAGAACCTTGAAGCTGTGGAGACTCTGGGTTCCACCTCAGTCATCTGCTCTGACAAGACTGGGACCCTCACCCAGAACCGGATGACTGTGTCACATATGTGGTTTGACAATTTCATCCACAATGCAGATACCAGTGAAGAGCAGACAG GTGAAATGTTTGATCAAAGCTCTCCGACTTGGCAAGCACTGGCTAAAATTGCCACACTGTGTAACCGAGCTGAATTCTGTGCTGATCAAGAAGAAGTTTCCGTCAGCAAG AGGTCAGTCAATGGAGATGCCTCAGAAGCAGCTTTATTGAAATTTACAGAGAATGTTCTGGGAAAAGTCATGGATATTAGAGATCGAAATGAGAAAGTTTTGGAAATCCCATTCAATTCCAGCAACAAGTACCAG GTCTCTATTCATATCCCAGAGAATCCTGCAGAGAAGGGTTACTTGCTAGTGATGAAAGGGGCCCCAGAACGAATCTTGGATAGATGTAGTACCATTATGATTGGAGGACAGGAATTGCCATTGGAAGATGAAATGAAGGAGAATTTTCAAAAAGCCTATATGGAGCTGGGAAGTATGGGAGAGAGAGTTCTTG GTTTTTGTCATCTAATGCTTCCTGCCTCCATATATGGCCCTGGTTACCCATTTGATGCTGAAAGCGGAAATTTCCCTCTAGATAAATTATGCTTTGTTGGCCTCATTTCCATGATTGACCCACCTCGTGCCACTGTTCCCGATGCAGTCATGAAGTGTCGTAGTTCCGGCATTAAG GTTATTATGGTCACTGGAGATCATCCAATCACTGCCAAAGCAATTGCAAAAAGTGTTGGGATTATCTCAACTTCTGGCGAGACTGTAGAGGATATTGCCAATAGATTAGGAATCCCTACTGAAAGAGTTAATCCTAG AGATGCCTGCACCATTGTGGTGACTGGAGGTGAACTCAGTGAATTGGGCTCTGAGGAACTGGATGACATCTTGAAATATCACACAGAGATTGTGTTTGCCCGGACCTCACCCCAACAAAAACTTCTCATTGTCGAAGGTTGTCAGAGATTG GGTAACATTGTGGCAGTGACTGGGGATGGTGTTAATGACTCCCCTGCATTGAAGAAAGCAGATATTGGTGTTGCGATGGGAATTGCTGGTTCTGATGCTGCTAAACACTCCGCCGACATGATTCTTCTGGATGATAATTTTGCTTCTATTGTGACCGGAGTGGAAGAAG GACGCTTGATATTTGAGAACCTGAAGAAGTCCATTTCATACACCGTGACCAAGAACATTCCGGAGATGATTCCTTTTATGGTCTACGTGATCATCAGTTGCCCCTTGCCCATTGGAGCCATCACCATCCTCTTCATAGAATTGGGAACCGACATT ATTCCTTCCATAGCTTTAGCATATGAGAAAGCTGAAAGTGATATCATGCACAGAAAGCCACGTAACCCATACAAAGACCGACTGGTGAACATGAATTTACTGTCATATTCCTACTTTCACATAG CTGCAATGGAAACATATTCTGGTTTTGTGAACTATTTCACTGTCTTGGCGCAACAAGGTTTCCTACCAGCTAGAGTACTTGGACTCAGAGTCGACTGGGAAGACAAAACCATCAATGAGCTGGAGGACAGTTATGGGCAGGAATGG ACCTACTACCAGCGTCTCAACCAGGAGTGGTACTGCTACTCCGCTTTCTTTATCAGTATTGTGGTCTGCCAGATGATGAACACACTTATCCGAAAAACAAGAAGGAACACCATTATTACTCCTAGGTTCTTCAA GAACAAGATCATCTTCGTGGGCTTACTCTCACAAATTGTTATTGGAGTAATCCTCTGTTATGTCCCTGGATTAAATATCGGCTTACATTTTATGCCCATTCG AGTCCAATACTGGTTTGTAGGAATTGAGTACACATTTCTTATCTTAGTTTATGATGAATTCCGAACATTTCTCATAAGAAAATTTCCTGGCA gtTGGATTGAAAAAGAACTTTATTACTAA